DNA from Stigmatella erecta:
CAAGAGTGATGGGCACCTTGATCATTGGAGGCACCTTGACGTTCTCGTAGAACTTCTTCGTGGTCGTCACCGACTGGTGCCCCACCACGGCGGCGATGGCGGCCAGAGGCAAGCCCCCTGATCTCGGGCGTACCTCCTGGCCGCACTCGGAAGCCCAGGTGACGAAGCTGTGGCGCAGTTCGCCGAACCGCACCGGCTCCACGCCTGCGGACTTTGCGGCCCGGGAAACCACCTTGCGGATGTAGCTGTCCACCGGAGCTGCCCCCCGAGCCTGGAGTCGCTGCACAGCTGCAAGAGTCTGGTGGTCGATGCTCTGCACATGGACCCGGCCGCTCTTGTGGACGAACTTGATGGTGGCCGCGATTACTCCGTGCTCCCGTAGGACGGTGACCTTCCCCTCGCCCCGCGCGAGCCGCTCGATCTCCGTGCTGTGCATCCCCGTCTTGGCGTGAATGCAGAGCACGTCACGTACTGGCTGCACATCTGTCACGCGTCCCGTGCCCCTCCAGCCGTATTTCGCCGACTCCCAACCGTTAATGGCCCGGTACAAGCGCTGGATCTCCTCGATGGTATAGCCCTTCTCCCGGATGGCCTTCTCGGGACGCGCGGCGGGAACCTTGAGCGCCAGCGTGCAGTCCTCGGAAACCGGAAGCACGGCCTCGACCTCTCGAAGCCAGGCCGTGTAGGACTTCAGAGCCGTGATGCGGTTCTTCCGGGCCGTCTTGTGCCGCGCGAGTTCACGCAGCACCTCCTGGAGCGTCAGGCGGCGCAGGTCCCGGCCCACCAGCACCTCCGCCCATCCCGCCAGATAGTAGGCGACGTTGCCCACGTAGCGTTCGGTGCGCCCCTGGGCCTTGAGGTACTCCAAGAACCGGCCCACGGTTTCGGGGTCCAGGTACACCGCAGCGTCCTTCTGCGTCTGCTGGACCTCCGTCTTGGTCTGGTAGGCCCCGGGATCTCGGAGGAACAGCGCCAGTTCCGCCTCGGCCTCGGTCTCGTTCCGGGCGTCCAGGGTGATGGCGTAGTTCCGCCCTTGCACCATCTTGCGGAGCACATAGACCGTCCGACCATCGCCAGTCCGGTAGGTCCGGCCACCTTTCCATTTTCCCGACCACTTCGGCATGCAGCACTCCCCAACGTCAGTCCCATTTGGTACCAGTTTGGTACTCCAGGCGCAAGACGCGGTGCCCCGCTCCAACCCATGGGGCTAAACGCTCATTCCTAAAAGGGAATTCCGGAGGAACAACTGCCGCAGGAAAACTAGAGCGGCGGTCTCATAATCCGCAGGTAGTCGGTTCAAGTCCGACCCTGGCCACAGGCCCCGTCCCCAGGAGTTCCCGGGGACGGGGCTTTTTTTTACCCAGGTGCCCCCTCCCCCCTCCGTGCCCATCTTGTCCCCGCCAAACCCTGGAGGGGCCTGTATGTCGACGCAGTTGCCGCCGCAGACCACGCCGCCCGTCAAGGAGCCTGATCCTCAGACGCCCCGGCGGGAGCCTCCGCCCGGCCCTCCCCCAGAGAAGGACCCGCCCTCGCGCACGCCTCCGAAAGAGGACCCGCCCCCCCCGGCGCCCGAGCCTGGCAAGCCCGTTCCCGAGGTGGAGGATCCTCCCGCGCCGGGCCAGCCGCCCCGCTCGCCGGGCATCATCGCCTGAGCACCCGCTGTGCCGTTTTTTTGACGGAACGGCGGGCCGGCCTCCTAATTGCCGCCCACAGGCCAGTAGCGGCCTGTAGCAGCTCGCCAGGAGGTTCCTGATGCAGGATGGCAACGTCAGCCCACTGAGCTCCGACACCCCTTCGGCCCCGGTCGAATCGGGGGAAGTCCGCTCCGTCCCAGAGATCGAGGTCGTCTCCACCCACGTCCTCGTCGCCGAAGAACAGGTGCAGAAGCTCCGCGAGCTGTCCCGGCGCACCCGCATCGCCCAGAGCGAGTACCTGCGCGAGGCGGTGGAGGATCTCCTCGCCAAGTACGGCAAGGCCGGAGGCCAGCCGTAATGCCCTCCTCCCTCACCCAGGCCGCCACGCGCACCCGCGAGGTTCTCCCCACGCCCCTCGCCCGGGAGCTGGAAGGCCTGCTCGGCCCTCACGCCCGGCCGCCGGCTGGACGGCCTCCCACCATCAAGGACGCCATCATCCGCTGGCTCAACGAGGAGCTGTAAGCCCAGCGCCCCTCCGGCCTCAGGCCGTGGGGGCCGACGCTTCATCCCCCTCGCCCTTGTCCATCTTCGTGGCGATGTCCCGGAAGGACAGGTGCCCCAGCGACAGCAGCAGCAGGCCGAAGCCCACCTGTTGCACCGTCTGGCACAGCCACGTCACGTTCGCGTAGGCCAGGCCGCTGGAGTTCACCACCGAGGCCGGCAGGAAGAGGCTCATGCCCACCGTCGTCGCCGCCTGGAACGTCCCCATCATCCCCGGCGCCGCGGGAATCATCAGCCCCACCACCAGCACCGTCATCACCACGTAGCCCTGGAACAGCGTCAGCGTCATGGGCTGGCACGACGCATCCAACGTGCCCGCGCAGCTGAAGGCCCGGGACAGCAGCGCCATGCCCGCCCCGTTCAGGCCCCAGTAGGCGAAGGTGTAGAGAAAGAAGCCGGTGAGCTGCTTCGCCTTGGGCAACTGCCCCATCGCCCCGACGAAGCCATCCACCACGTCGGCCATCTTGTCCGCCAGCGCCGGGACGAACCGCCCCACCGTGATGCGCACCAGGTGCACCGCGCGGTCGTGCTGCCAGCGCGCGAAGAGCAGGAACAGCAGCCCGCTGCCGAAGAAGGCGAACATCAGCGTGGAGCCCAGCTTCACGTAGCGGACTTCCGGCGTCTCCGTGGGGATGAAGAAGAGCAGCACGCGCAGGAGCGTGGCCACGAAGATCCCGTCGGTGATGCGCTCGAGCACCACCGAGGTCATCGCCGCGCTGCTGCGGATGGAGCTGCGCTGGGCGATGAGGTACGGCCGGGCGAACTCTCCCAGCCGGAACGGCATCACCAGCAGCATCATGAAGCCAATGCCCGAGGCCTGGTTGAGCGGGCGGAACGGCACCCGCTCGATCCCCGACAGCAGGCACCCCCACCGCAACGTCCGGAAGACGTGGATGAGGGTCAGGATGCCGAAGTACGGCAGGACATAAAGGTAGTTCGCCGAGCGGAGGCTGGCCCACTGCGATCGCCAGTCCGTGTTTCGGAACGCCCACCACGA
Protein-coding regions in this window:
- a CDS encoding tyrosine-type recombinase/integrase — its product is MPKWSGKWKGGRTYRTGDGRTVYVLRKMVQGRNYAITLDARNETEAEAELALFLRDPGAYQTKTEVQQTQKDAAVYLDPETVGRFLEYLKAQGRTERYVGNVAYYLAGWAEVLVGRDLRRLTLQEVLRELARHKTARKNRITALKSYTAWLREVEAVLPVSEDCTLALKVPAARPEKAIREKGYTIEEIQRLYRAINGWESAKYGWRGTGRVTDVQPVRDVLCIHAKTGMHSTEIERLARGEGKVTVLREHGVIAATIKFVHKSGRVHVQSIDHQTLAAVQRLQARGAAPVDSYIRKVVSRAAKSAGVEPVRFGELRHSFVTWASECGQEVRPRSGGLPLAAIAAVVGHQSVTTTKKFYENVKVPPMIKVPITLEHPEDPPYASVEQAVPA
- a CDS encoding ribbon-helix-helix domain-containing protein translates to MQDGNVSPLSSDTPSAPVESGEVRSVPEIEVVSTHVLVAEEQVQKLRELSRRTRIAQSEYLREAVEDLLAKYGKAGGQP
- a CDS encoding lysylphosphatidylglycerol synthase transmembrane domain-containing protein, yielding MKRAVKLVASVLVTLLISWWAFRNTDWRSQWASLRSANYLYVLPYFGILTLIHVFRTLRWGCLLSGIERVPFRPLNQASGIGFMMLLVMPFRLGEFARPYLIAQRSSIRSSAAMTSVVLERITDGIFVATLLRVLLFFIPTETPEVRYVKLGSTLMFAFFGSGLLFLLFARWQHDRAVHLVRITVGRFVPALADKMADVVDGFVGAMGQLPKAKQLTGFFLYTFAYWGLNGAGMALLSRAFSCAGTLDASCQPMTLTLFQGYVVMTVLVVGLMIPAAPGMMGTFQAATTVGMSLFLPASVVNSSGLAYANVTWLCQTVQQVGFGLLLLSLGHLSFRDIATKMDKGEGDEASAPTA